Below is a genomic region from Rhizobium sp. 9140.
AAGAACCGTTCGGCCGCCTCTGCATCGCCATCATAGGTGCCGCTGAGCGAGCCGTCGCCGCCCGAAATGAGAATGCGCGCTGTGGGCACGAGGCGGGCGATGCGCAATGCCTCGACGAAGCGGTCGGCCGCCTGGTTGAACTCGATCCCGCCGCGCGTCGACATCACTTCGTTTTCGAAAGCGCCGCCGAGGACGATCATGCAGGAGAGATCGGCGGGGAGGGCAGGCGGGCGCGGAAACCGGTCTTCCAGCCGCTGCAAGAGCACGCTGCCCGTCGTCGTGAACAGAGCCACGAAGAGGAGAAGCGCCGCAAGGCCCGAGAACAGAAATCCGAGCCGCTGATAGCCGGTGACGACGGCGACGAACCCGGAGAGCACGAGCGCAAAGGCGAGCGACAGGGGCTGGGCGAGCAGCCAGAAGATCTTGGAGACGAGAAACATGGATGTGCGCACGCAAGGTTTGGATATCGATGAACGACCATAGACGTCCGCCTTGCCCGGAGGCAACCGGGCGCGATATTGCGCGTGCGGCGATGACGGCGGCGTGATCGCCGCGTCTCGGTCTCCCCGGCTTGCCCCGAGGCGCACTTTGCCGCATGAACGAACCATGACGACAGCGGACAGCACAGAAAAGACGATCGCGATCATCGGCGGCGGACCGGCGGGTCTGGCGGCGGCCGAAGTCCTGTCGGAAACGCATCATCGGGTCACGGTCTACGACGCCATGCCGACGATCGGCCGGAAGTTCCTGCTTGCCGGCAAGTCCGGCCTCAACCTGACGCATGCCGAGCCCTACGACGCTTTTGCCGGCCGCTTCGGCGCAGCCAATGACAGGCTTCGGCCGGCGCTTGATGCCTTCTCCCCGGAAGCCGTGCAGCGATGGGCGGAAGGTCTTGGGGTCGAGACGTTCGTCGGCTCGTCCGGGCGGGTGTTTCCCAAAGCCATGAAGGCATCGCCCCTGCTGCGCGCATGGCGCCAGCGACTGGAGACGCGTGGTGTTATCATCCAGACCCGCTGGCGCTGGATCGGCTTTGGCGATGGTCGTGATAACGAGGAGTTCGTGTTCGAAACGCCGGAGGGCATCCGGACGATTACCAGCGATGCGACCGTGCTGGCGCTGGGCGGCGCAAGCTGGCCGCGGCTCGGATCCGACGCGCGGTGGGTGCCGATGCTGGAAGCAAGGGGGATTGCCGTTGCGCCGTTCCGTCCGGCCAATTGCGGCTTCGATGTCGCCTGGAGCGAGGATTTTACAACGCGGTTTGCAGGGACCCCGGTGAAGTCGGTCGTGGCAACGTCGGAGGGTGGCCGCACACAAGGCGAGTTCGTCATCACGCGTCACGGGATCGAGGGAAGCCTCGTCTATAGCCACGCGGCGGCGCGGCGGGACAGGCTGGAGGCGGAAGGGCAGGCTGATTTCTGTCTCGATCTCCTGCCGGGCCGCTCGCTGGAGGCTTTGACATCGGCGCTGGAGGCGGCACCCCGAAAGGCGAGCTTCAGCAATCGTCTGCGCAAGGCTGCACGGATCGACGGGGTGAAGCTGGCCTTGCTGCGGGAAGTCGTTCGCGATGCAGATCGTTTGCCGGCGAAAGATTTGGCTCCAGCTTTGAAAAGGCTGCGTATCCCCCTGGATCGCCCAAGGCCAATCGCGGAGGCGATCTCGTCTGCCGGCGGCATCCCGCTGGCCGCGATCGACGCTGCCGGAATGATCCGGCAGATGCCTGGCGTTTTCGTCGCGGGCGAAATGGTGGATTGGGAGGCGCCGACCGGCGGATATCTGCTGACAGCCTGTCTGGCCACGGGACGGTCTGCGGCGTCAGGTCTGTTGGATTGGCTTGCCGACAGGGACAGGGTTTAGCGGAACGGGCAGGGTTTAGCGAAAAACCGGCGCCCGCGTGGCGTTCGTCAGCAATTCCTGTTCCGTCGCGAACTGCCCGAACAACCGTGTGAGACGGATCTTCTCGTCATCGCCCAGCCGATAGCGCCGACAGAAATCGTCCACACTGCGCACCCGGCGCAACGGGCTGTTTTCCACTTTGGCAACATCGATATGCTCGCTCACGATCTATCCCCTTTGATTGGTGGATAGCGAACCATCCGCGACGAAAAAGGTTCCATCGCGGATGCATTTTTGTGGCAGTGATCCGAGAGATCGGACGCTTGTCTTACTTCTTCAGAATAACCCAGATGGCGTGGATGATGCCGGGGATATAACCGAAGATCGTGAGAAGGATGTTCAGCCAGAAATGCAAGCCGATGCCGACCTGAAGAAATACGCCCACGGGCGGCACGAGAATGGCAAGCAGAATTCGGACGACGTCCATGACGGTTTCTTTCTTGAAAACTGTGATCATCAAACGGACGGGCGGCCGGAAGGTTCAATTTCCAGCCGGCCCGGCGTCAGCGGTGAGGTTCAGAGAACGGCGCTACCTGCCATAAAGGCGAGGACCACGAAGATCAGGAAGACGACAACGGCAATGGCAAACAGCACGCGTGCGATCGTCGCTGTCGCAGCGGAAACGCCGGAGAAGCCGAGAAAGCCGGTGACGAGGGAAACGACGAAGAAGATCAGCGCCCACTTGAGCATGGTGGTTCCTTTACGAACGGGTTCGCCTGCAAACGCGTTCGTCCCATATTTGTTCCTGATAGCGGTCTGGGGATTGCCGGGCACATCTCCGATGCGGGGGCTAAAGCCTATGGTTGTTCCTGCTTATGAGGCATATATAAAATTGTCCAATTTCGTACGGTTGGCCCCTGCTTTAAAATAGTTGAATGACCCGACGCGCATCGAGGAGGAAAACGCTCGTCTAGATAAGACGGAGACCCTCTATGATCGAAGAGAAGAAAAAACGCCGTCCGAAAGCGGGGCCGGCGCTCGGGAATATCGATGAAACCAAGGTGGTTGCGCAGGCGATCATCGAGACGCAGCTAAACGCTGCCCGTGAGAAAACGGAGCGCTTGAAACGG
It encodes:
- a CDS encoding YdcF family protein, with translation MFLVSKIFWLLAQPLSLAFALVLSGFVAVVTGYQRLGFLFSGLAALLLFVALFTTTGSVLLQRLEDRFPRPPALPADLSCMIVLGGAFENEVMSTRGGIEFNQAADRFVEALRIARLVPTARILISGGDGSLSGTYDGDAEAAERFFPLFGVPVERLIREDASRTTFENAANTQALLSQNGLSNCLLITSAFHMPRAIGLFRKLGIPVTPWPTDYRTTGKARPGFDFSQPALNAQLTTTAVREWIGLAAYSFTGRTSALFPSVESP
- a CDS encoding TIGR03862 family flavoprotein gives rise to the protein MTTADSTEKTIAIIGGGPAGLAAAEVLSETHHRVTVYDAMPTIGRKFLLAGKSGLNLTHAEPYDAFAGRFGAANDRLRPALDAFSPEAVQRWAEGLGVETFVGSSGRVFPKAMKASPLLRAWRQRLETRGVIIQTRWRWIGFGDGRDNEEFVFETPEGIRTITSDATVLALGGASWPRLGSDARWVPMLEARGIAVAPFRPANCGFDVAWSEDFTTRFAGTPVKSVVATSEGGRTQGEFVITRHGIEGSLVYSHAAARRDRLEAEGQADFCLDLLPGRSLEALTSALEAAPRKASFSNRLRKAARIDGVKLALLREVVRDADRLPAKDLAPALKRLRIPLDRPRPIAEAISSAGGIPLAAIDAAGMIRQMPGVFVAGEMVDWEAPTGGYLLTACLATGRSAASGLLDWLADRDRV
- a CDS encoding YqaE/Pmp3 family membrane protein yields the protein MDVVRILLAILVPPVGVFLQVGIGLHFWLNILLTIFGYIPGIIHAIWVILKK
- a CDS encoding DUF1328 domain-containing protein; the encoded protein is MLKWALIFFVVSLVTGFLGFSGVSAATATIARVLFAIAVVVFLIFVVLAFMAGSAVL